One genomic region from Oncorhynchus clarkii lewisi isolate Uvic-CL-2024 chromosome 21, UVic_Ocla_1.0, whole genome shotgun sequence encodes:
- the LOC139378701 gene encoding cytochrome c oxidase assembly factor 6 homolog: protein MSAPNSNQRKACWGARDELWKCLDDNQDNASSCEKFQKEFEASCPAQWVKHFTKRRDFLKYKDKMQTEGFEPADGPKESRSSQ from the exons ATGTCAGCCCCTAACTCGAACCAGAGAAAAGCATGCTGGGGCGCTAGGGACGAGCTGTGGAAGTGCCTTGATGATAACCAGGACAATGCCTCCTCCTGTGAGAAGTTCCAGAAAGAGTTTGAGGCGAGCTGTCCAGCTCAGTGG GTGAAACACTTCACCAAGAGGAGAGACTTTTTGAAGTACAAGGACAAGATGCAGACGGAGGGCTTTGAGCCTGCTGACGGGCCTAAAGAGTCACGGTCCAGCCAGTAG